From Coffea arabica cultivar ET-39 chromosome 2e, Coffea Arabica ET-39 HiFi, whole genome shotgun sequence, the proteins below share one genomic window:
- the LOC113729600 gene encoding anaerobic nitrite reductase HB2, whose translation MVLSEKQEALVKESWELMKHDVPRHSFRLFTLIMEKAPRAKDLFSFLRDTDEIPENNPQLRAHAAKIFKLTCESVVQLREKGEVAVGDTTLKWLGSVHLQKGVLEPHFEVVKEALLKTIQEAAGEKWSEEMKNAWGEGYDHLAAAIVREMQVQAAASSKPIA comes from the exons ATGGTGTTGAGTGAGAAGCAAGAAGCTTTGGTAAAGGAGTCTTGGGAGCTGATGAAACATGATGTTCCTCGACACAGTTTTCGTTTATTTACACT GATCATGGAGAAAGCACCAAGGGCAAAGGACTTGTTCTCATTTCTAAGGGATACGGATGAAATTCCAGAGAACAATCCCCAGCTCAGGGCACATGCTGCCAAAATTTTCAAGCTG ACTTGCGAATCAGTAGTGCAGCTGCGAGAGAAGGGGGAAGTGGCGGTTGGCGATACTACTCTCAAGTGGTTGGGATCAGTTCATCTCCAGAAAGGAGTTCTTGAACCCCATTTTGAG GTTGTGAAAGAAGCATTGCTGAAAACGATCCAAGAGGCTGCGGGAGAAAAATGGAGCGAGGAAATGAAGAATGCTTGGGGAGAAGGCTATGATCACTTGGCAGCAGCAATTGTGCGTGAGATGCAGGTCCAGGCTGCGGCTTCATCAAAGCCTATTGCTTAA